A single genomic interval of Helianthus annuus cultivar XRQ/B chromosome 13, HanXRQr2.0-SUNRISE, whole genome shotgun sequence harbors:
- the LOC118485722 gene encoding uncharacterized protein LOC118485722: MDGKTPMQALECVLHDNRFIYETRQEPKTDVITELFFVHPLSITMWRAFPHVMLIDTTYKTNIYNMPFVQVVGLTLTNKSFYIAHAVICKERRDNFVWVLERIKSMLHEWVFNYVYKNWLKDYKEMFVCVWTNKCRNFGQHTTNRVESQHANLKRYVTRGSSLERIARCVIDIIETQYGEIQKSFTDSIEKTMNHHKNLLLDNLRGKVSHTALDLLEGELTRKLEVLQKLNPSCGCHMWLSYGLPCAFRLENYKQRKIQLDDVDVFWRKFDLLPCKLSRYGS; encoded by the exons ATGGACGGAAAGACTCCTATGCAGGCACTGGAATGCGTGCTGCATGACAACCGGTTCATTTACGAAACCCGACAGGAACCCAAAACAGATGTCATAACAGAGCTTTTCTTTGTTCATCCTCTTTCAATCActatgtggcgtgcattcccgcaCGTGATGTTGATCGACACGACCTACAAAACAAACATCTACAACATGCCATTTGTCCAGGTTGTGGGTTTGACGTTGACCAACAAGTCCTTTTATATCGCACATGCCGTTATTTGCAAAGAACGAAGGGATAACTTCGTGTGGGTGCTTGAGCGGATCAAGTCAATGTTGCATGAAT GGGTCTTTAATTATGTCTACAAAAACTGGCTCAAAGACTATAAAGAAATGTTCGTTTGTGTGTGGACAAATAAGTGTCGCAACTTTGGTCAGCACACCAccaacagagttgagagccagcACGCAAATTTAAAAAGATACGTTACGCGCGGGAGTTCATTGGAGCGAATAGCAAGATGCGTCATTGATATAATTGAAACTCAGTATGGGGAAATACAAAAAAGTTTCACCGACAGCATCGAAAAAACGATGAACCACCACAAAAACTTACTGTTGGACAACCTACGTGGAAAGGTTTCCCATACAGCACTTGATTTGCTGGAAGGAGAGCTAACGAGGAAGCTGGAGGTGTTGCAGAAACTTAACCCATCATGTGGTTGCCATATGTGGCTTAGTTATGGGTTGCCGTGTGCTTTTAGGCTGGAAAACTACAAAC AGCGTAAGATACAACTCGACGACGTAGATGTATTCTGGCGTAAGTTTGACTTACTACCGTGTAAACTG aGTAGGTATGGATCTTAA
- the LOC110900470 gene encoding uncharacterized protein LOC110900470, whose protein sequence is MDIDNTISSKYEVDLQASQSQSCAEEREKRKYVLQQKRNNRGCHPASTSDSVERIPFSNNSSVSTNNVERRNVYHFPTYATPNISSNLFHSSTQVKDNTISSKYEVDLQAIQRQMCAEEREKRKYVLQQKRNNRGCHPASTSDSVKRIPFSNTSSASTNNVERRNVYHLPTYAIPDISSNVCHSSTNEKDSSRKISSRNVHHTPFDSTTIEGLKDMLDSCNPLVQSFRMHQKIAALINGDFDGAFDKRDIVYRKKSGGHQRISELHPSYLALQYPLIFPYAEDGYRVGIKHREIAIDNEFLVDGYTMIESARLNYIRTQQPKLRSQSLKNLNVTVESGENNASSCGKPILLPSSFTGGSRYMMQKYLDAMAICKSVGYPDLFITVTCNPNWPEIYRCLHNKALNAEDRPDIISRLFKSHCSKISVMYTVEFQKRGLPHVHICLFLGAESKFPTASDIDCVISAEIPDKERDPELYMLVKQFMIHGPCGTDNPLCPCMVQQKCSKKFPKKYVDETCVDSEGYPVYRHCQTSNTVVKNGVTLDNRFVVPYNALLLRKYQGHVNVEWCNQSGSIKYLFKYINKGPDRVTASVFHANSTKNDTEQNVAVDEIKAYLDCRYIFACEAAWRIFMYDIHYRYPAVEVLPFHCEDGQSIMYNDDDNFCDIVTDPVVKMTMFTEWMNCNKVDEFSRTLRYVQFPGYYVWNAKNRKWNRRKHPYGSIGRIHYVPSSLGDCYYLRILLNHIKGPTYFEDIKTVDGLVFQTFKDACFARGLLDDDKEYVNAVKEASTWSTGDFLRTFFVMLLLSNSISRPGVFWSETKSLLCEDILYQQRKITDLDLQQEELENICLSEIEKLLLTNGSTVRNFDDMPSIPDNYVSSLNNRLIMKELSYDRLAL, encoded by the exons ATGGATATAGATAACACAATTTCAAGTAAGTATGAAGTTGACCTTCAagcaagtcaaagtcaaagttgtgctgaagaaagagaaaaaagaaaGTATGTTCTTCAACAAAAGAGAAACAACAGAGGTTGTCATCCTGCATCAACATCTGATTCTGTTGAAAGGATTCCATTTTCAAATAATTCAAGTG tttcaaccAACAATGTTGAAAGAAGGAATGTGTATCATTTTCCTACTTATGCTACTCCAAATATTAGTAGTAATTTGTTTCACTCATCTACACAAGTAAAAG ATAACACAATTTCAAGTAAGTATGAAGTTGACCTTCAAGCAATTCAACGTCAAATGTgtgctgaagaaagagaaaaaaggAAGTATGTTCTTCAACAAAAGAGAAACAACAGAGGTTGTCATCCTGCATCAACATCTGATTCTGTTAAAAGGATTCCATTTTCAAATACTTCAAGTG CTTCAACCAACAATGTCGAAAGAAGGAATGTGTATCACCTTCCTACTTATGCTATTCCAGATATTAGTAGTAATGTGTGTCACTCATCTACAAATGAAAAAG ATTCATCAAGAAAAATCTCATCAAGGAATGTCCATCACACTCCTTTTGATAGTACAACCATAGAGGGTCTTAAAGATATGTTGGATTCTTGCAATCCTCTTGTCCAGTCCTTCAGAATG CATCAGAAAATTGCTGCGTTAATAAATGGTGATTTTGATGGAGCATTTGATAAACGGGACATTGTTTATAGAAAGAAGTCTGGTGGTCATCAAAGAATTAGTGAGCTTCATCCCTCTTACCTTGCTTTGCAATATCCACTTATTTTCCCATATGCAGAAGATGGTTACAGAGTTGGTATTAAACATAGAGAGATTGCGATTGATAATGAG TTTTTGGTTGATGGATACACAATGATAGAATCTGCCAGGTTAAATTATATAAGGACACAACAACCTAAACTTAGATCGCAAAGTCTTAAGAACTTGAACGTTACTGTTGAAAGTGGAGAGAATAATGCCTCAAGTTGTGGTAAACCTATACTTTTACCTTCATCATTTACTGGTGGTTCTAGATATATGATGCAAAAGTACTTGGATGCTATGGCAATTTGCAAGTCTGTTGGATATCCCGATTTATTCATAACGGTGACTTGTAATCCAAACTGGCCTGAGATTTACAGGTGTTTGCACAATAAAGCTCTTAATGCTGAAGACAGACCGGATATTATCTCTAGATTATTCAAGT CTCACTGTTCCAAAATTTCTGTTATGTATACAGTGGAATTTCAGAAGCGTGGACTCCCACATGTTCACATATGTTTGTTCTTGGGTGCTGAAAGCAAATTTCCAACTGCATCTGATATTGATTGTGTTATTAGTGCTGAGATACCAGATAAAGAAAGAGATCCTGAATTATATATGCTTGTCAAGCAATTTATGATTCATGGACCATGTGGTACAGACAACCCACTTTGTCCATGTATGGTTCAGCAAAAATGTTCTAAAAAGTTTCCCAAAAAATATGTAGATGAGACTTGTGTTGATTCTGAAGGGTATCCTGTCTATCGTCATTGTCAAACAAGTAATACAGTAGTAAAGAATGGTGTGACACTTGATAATAGATTTGTAGTTCCTTACAATGCTCTCCTGCTCAGAAAGTATCAGGGCCACGTTAATGTTGAATGGTGCAACCAGTCAGGTTCtatcaaatatttgtttaaatatattaATAAGGGGCCTGATAGAGTCACTGCTTCTGTTTTTCATGCCAATAGCACCAAGAATGATACGGAACAAAATGTAGCTGTAGATGAGATAAAAGCATACCTTGATTGTAGATATATCTTTGCTTGTGAAGCTGCTTGGAGAATATTCATGTATGATATACATTATAGATATCCAGCTGTTGAAGTATTACCTTTTCATTGTGAAGATGGTCAGAGTATTATGTATAACGATGATGATAATTTTTGTGATATTGTTACTGACCCAGTTGTGAAAATGACAATGTTTACAGAGTGGATGAATTGTAATAAAGTAGATGAATTTTCCAGGACATTGAGGTATGTTCAGTTTCCGGGATATTATGTATGGAATGCTAAAAATCGCAAATGGAATCGAAGAAAGCATCCGTATGGATCAATTGGGAGGATACATTATGTCCCATCATCACTTGGTGATTGTTATTACCTAAGGATTTTACTGAATCATATTAAGGGACCAACCTATTTTGAAGATATTAAAACAGTTGATGGGCtggtttttcaaacatttaaaGATGCATGTTTTGCACGGGGGCTGTTGGATGATGATAAAGAATATGTTAATGCTGTCAAAGAAGCTAGCACATGGTCAACCGGAGATTTCTTGAGGACCTTTTTTGTAATGTTGTTACTGTCAAATTCGATATCTCGTCCTGGTGTTTTTTGGTCGGAAACGAAGTCCCTGTTATGTGAAGACATTCTGTATCAGCAACGAAAGATAACTG ATTTGGATCTTCAACAAGAAGAACTTGAAAATATCTGTCTATCTGAAATTGAAAAGTTGCTACTTACCAATGGAAGTACAGTGAGAAATTTTGATGATATGCCAAGTATTCCGGACAATTATGTTTCATCGTTGAACAATCGATTGATAATGAAAGAATTATCGTATGACAGACTAGCTCTTTAA